The proteins below are encoded in one region of Juglans microcarpa x Juglans regia isolate MS1-56 chromosome 4D, Jm3101_v1.0, whole genome shotgun sequence:
- the LOC121259861 gene encoding universal stress protein PHOS34-like, which produces MASAEKQPMVVGIDESEQSSYALEWTLDHFFVPCSANPPFKLILVHAKPSPSSAVGFAGPGAAEVLPFVEADLKKTAARVVEKAKELCSSKSVHDVMVEVVEGDARNVLCEAVEKHHASILVVGSHGYGAIKRAVLGSVSDYCSHHAHCTVMIVKKPKIKH; this is translated from the exons ATGGCGAGCGCCGAGAAGCAACCGATGGTGGTCGGGATCGACGAAAGCGAGCAAAGTTCGTACGCTCTGGAGTGGACTCTGGATCACTTCTTCGTCCCCTGTTCAGCCAACCCTCCTTTCAAGCTCATCCTCGTCCACGCCAAACCCAGTCCTTCTTCTGCCGTCGGCTTTGCCGGTCCTG GAGCGGCCGAGGTTTTGCCCTTTGTGGAGGCCGATTTGAAGAAGACCGCTGCCCGGGTCGTTGAAAAGGCCAAGGAACTCTGCAGCAGTAAATCG GTGCACGATGtgatggtggaggtggtggaAGGAGATGCTAGAAATGTTCTTTGTGAGGCTGTGGAGAAACACCATGCATCCATTTTGGTTGTTGGCAGTCATGGCTATGGAGCTATTAAAAG GGCTGTTTTAGGCAGTGTCAGTGACTATTGTTCTCATCATGCTCACTGTACTGTGATGATTGTGAAGAAGCCCAAAATCAAACACTGA